The following nucleotide sequence is from Candidatus Bathyarchaeota archaeon.
AAATTTTCTCAATCTTCATATATATTCACCATTACTAAGATTTACTTATTTATATTTAAATGTTATAACTTACGTCTTTCAACCTTATCTCCCCACTCAGATACAATGAATCCTTCTCTAAAGGTTTCTTTTATAGTTGATGCTTCATTTTTAGCTTAAATTTTAAATCTTCAATTATAGAATTAATATTTTGGATTAAGAAGAGGGTTTATTTTAATGTATAGGATTGTGCTTATGAATAAAACTGTTGTTGAATGTGAAAGGTTTGAAACTGTGGGTAAGGGTGCTGGTTTAGTTATGTATCCCTACCTCGATTTATTTATTAAAGCGAAGAAAGCAAAAATTGAAAATAAAAACTTTGAAGAAATCATCATTCCAATAACCAGCATAATATACATATATGAAACTGAAGGAAAAAGAATTACTTTCTAAAAAGCTTTATTAAAGTGCCTATTTTACTTGAGAATTTCTAATGGATTTTAGGCTATTAAAAGGATTCACAATTTTATTTAATTATGTATCGGTTGACTCTCTAAAATAAAATTTTAAGCTTGGAAGCATCTGTATTTTTCATGTTTTAAATCATAAATTAATAAAGGAGAAGCTTCTCATTGATAAAATATGAATGAGATTATTGTATTTGGGTTCTTAGCTAGTTTAATGGCTGGTTTAGCTACAAGTTTAGGGGCATTCCCAACGTTCTTAATGAAGGAGATTTCCCATAAAGTTTTAGATTCAATGCTTGGTTTTGCAGCTGGAGTTATGTCTGCAGCTGCCGTATTCAGTTTGCTTATTCCATCAATTGAATTGGGAAGCATATGGATAACGGTAATAGGATTTTTGGTTGGAAGCATGTTTACGCATTTTTTAGATGTTTATGTGCCGCATGAACATATTTTTAAAGGTCATGAAGGGCCCAGCTCATCTTTATCAAAAACAAGCCTTATGATTCTTGCTATAGCAATTCATAATTTTCCTGAAGGATTAGCTGTAGGAGTAAGCTTTGGTGAAAAAGATATTTTAGCTGGAATTGTTATGGCTATGGCTATAGGTCTTCAAAATATTCCTGAAGGAGCGGCAGTAGCATTTCCATTAATTAGAGAAGGTTTTACTCGAAGAAAAGCAATATGGTATACCACCCTTACAGGATTAATTGAGCCGGTGGGGGGTTTAATAGGGGTTACTATAGCTTCTGCAGCTTCGCAAATGCTTCCAATCATACTATCTTTTGCTGCAGGAGCAATGATTTTTATAGTAAGCCATGAAATAATTCCAGAGACCCATAGAAAAGGTCATGAAATAGAAGGCACATTTGGATTCATTTTAGGATTTGCAATTATGATGATTCTCGATTCATTAATCTAACATTATATTACATTACACAGCATAATCTAGTTGAGTGTTGTTATTTTTTCATGAAACATCTAAAAAAATACGTTTTCACCTAAAGAAGACTAGTTTAAAAGGTTATTAATATAAAAAATGAGCTTAAGCTTAAAATGGCATAACAATTTAATAATTTTACTTGTATTCCCCTCTAATATAGGATTACGTTAAAGTTATTTTCTTCTTGGCACATTCTATGTAATCTTTAAAGTTCCATTTAGGTTCTTCTTCAAGCTTCAATCCAAGCTTTTCATAAAGCCTTTTAACCACAATTTTTAAGAGAACTCTAGCTCCAACACCAAGCATACCTTTTAAAGCCTCATCAAACTCATTAAGCTTGTTTATAATTTCATCTTTTTTCAAGTTATATTTATTTTCTAAATGCCAATAAATAGCTTGACGAACCGATTCGCCTAAAGCCAATAAAGCCTCATCAATAATCTCCAATAACATCTTGTTAAATTCATTTTTTGTCCTCGTTTAATTCTC
It contains:
- a CDS encoding ZIP family metal transporter, with product MNEIIVFGFLASLMAGLATSLGAFPTFLMKEISHKVLDSMLGFAAGVMSAAAVFSLLIPSIELGSIWITVIGFLVGSMFTHFLDVYVPHEHIFKGHEGPSSSLSKTSLMILAIAIHNFPEGLAVGVSFGEKDILAGIVMAMAIGLQNIPEGAAVAFPLIREGFTRRKAIWYTTLTGLIEPVGGLIGVTIASAASQMLPIILSFAAGAMIFIVSHEIIPETHRKGHEIEGTFGFILGFAIMMILDSLI